From a single Metopolophium dirhodum isolate CAU chromosome 6, ASM1992520v1, whole genome shotgun sequence genomic region:
- the LOC132947959 gene encoding protein roadkill isoform X4 has translation MSVSRVPSPPPSSEANTPVAENWCYTQVKVVKFSYMWTINNFSFCREEMGEVLKSSTFSAGINDKLKWCLRVNPKGLDEESKDYLSLYLLLVSCNKTEVRAKFKFSILNAKREETKAMESQRAYRFVQGKDWGFKKFIRRDFLLDEANGLLPDDKLTIFCEMARLQVSVVADSVNISGQSNAVQFKVPECRLPDDLGNLFEIQKFSDVTLSVSGREFQAHKAILAARSPVFAAMFEHEMEERKQNRVAITDVDHEVLREMLRFIYTGRAANLERMADDLLAAADKYALERLKVMCEEALCNNLSIDNAADILILADLHSADQLKVQTIEFINTHATDVMDTTGWKTMIQSHPHLIAEAFRALATQQIPPIGPPRKRVKQS, from the exons gtgAAAGTTGTTAAGTTCAGTTACATGTGGACTATTAACAACTTCAGCTTTTGTCGGGAAGAAATGGGCGAAGTTTTAAAATCGTCTACATTCTCCGCCGGAATAAACGACAAACTGAaatg GTGTTTGCGAGTGAATCCTAAAGGCTTAGACGAGGAAAGCAAAGACTATTTGTCTTTGTACTTACTACTAGTCTCGTGCAACAAGACTGAGGTTAGAGCGAAATTCAAATTCTCAATTCTAAATGCCAAACGAGAAGAAACTAAGGCTATGg agagTCAAAGGGCTTATAGATTCGTTCAAGGAAAGGATTGGGGGTTCAAAAAATTCATTAGGCGTGATTTTCTATTAGACGAAGCTAATGGTCTTTTACCCGATGATAAACTTACCATATTTTGCgag ATGGCTCGTTTGCAGGTAAGCGTCGTAGCTGATAGTGTCAACATATCCGGTCAGTCAAATGCGGTCCAATTTAAAGTACCTGAATGCCGTCTGCCCGACGATCTAGGAAATTTATtcgaaatacaaaaatttagtgATGTAACGCTTTCAGTTAGCGGGCGAGAATTCCAAGCACACAAAGCTATACTTGCCG CGAGAAGTCCTGTGTTCGCCGCCATGTTTGAACACGAGATGGAAGAACGCAAACAAAACCGTGTCGCCATTACCGACGTGGATCACGAAGTCCTCAGAGAAATGCTTCGGTTTATCTACACCGGTCGGGCAGCGAATTTAGAGAGAATGGCGGACGATTTGTTAGCCGCAGCCGACAAG TACGCTCTAGAGAGGCTGAAAGTCATGTGCGAAGAAGCGCTGTGTAACAATCTGTCGATCGACAACGCGgcagatatattaatattggccGATCTACACAGTGCCGACCAACTGAAAGTACAAACAATCGAGTTTATTAACAC CCATGCGACCGACGTGATGGACACTACTGGCTGGAAAACCATGATACAGTCGCACCCACACCTAATAGCTGAAGCGTTTCGCGCGCTAGCCACACAGCAAATACCGCCAATTGGACCGCCCCGAAAGCGCGTTAAACAAAGCTGA